Proteins from a genomic interval of Desulfofustis limnaeus:
- a CDS encoding ATP-binding protein, with product MLERISLRSRIGGLFILMALIVTGGGAASFWYTFQVDRMFDELVERELALYKIAQEMELTLANQKGLLTYYLFDGDAKWLKSLGEYRGMFRHSLEKASALDVSSTQRQTLARIGTEYESYVRAKDMAIEGYQRRTVAEGISALHEKQREEFFKLLNLCRSFSADQWLVVQETQRRSEQRSSSLRRFASFGIILFLTLSAGFLFVIYRQILVPIRGLALATGGSPSDSTRDEVDSLRRSLEDMLRDFDETHDQLARSRKNLRQAERMAMVGELAAGVAHTIRNPFTSIKMRLFSLSRSLELNEVQNEDLQVISDEIGRIDKIVQSFLEFSRPPKLRMEPCSLGLLIQSVLKLLEYRLKEYNADVSYHLNPDLPDVTVDPDRIREALINLITNACEAATDGCRIEIRESRGEDPELGPVVMLAVKDYGGGIDEELVHKVTTPFFTTKEDGSGLGLSIVERIVKEHQGKLVISSDPGKSTEFLLILPITRGVDEPDSDH from the coding sequence ATGCTTGAACGGATCAGCCTCAGGAGCAGAATCGGTGGCCTGTTCATTCTGATGGCCCTCATCGTGACGGGCGGCGGGGCTGCCTCGTTCTGGTATACGTTTCAGGTCGATCGCATGTTCGACGAGCTGGTCGAGCGGGAACTCGCCCTGTACAAAATCGCTCAGGAGATGGAGTTGACCCTGGCCAACCAGAAAGGGCTGCTCACCTACTACCTGTTCGACGGTGACGCCAAGTGGCTCAAGTCGCTTGGCGAATACCGAGGGATGTTCCGGCACAGCCTGGAAAAGGCGTCGGCCCTTGATGTGAGCAGTACCCAGCGGCAGACGCTGGCCAGAATCGGCACCGAGTACGAGAGTTACGTCCGCGCCAAGGACATGGCCATTGAAGGTTACCAGCGGCGCACCGTGGCGGAGGGTATCTCGGCGTTGCACGAAAAGCAGCGGGAAGAATTTTTCAAGCTGCTCAATCTCTGCCGCAGCTTCAGCGCCGATCAGTGGCTCGTGGTGCAGGAGACCCAGCGGCGCAGTGAGCAACGTTCTTCCTCGTTGCGCCGTTTCGCCTCCTTCGGGATTATCCTGTTTCTTACCTTGAGCGCCGGTTTTCTCTTTGTCATCTACCGGCAGATCCTCGTACCCATCCGCGGCCTGGCTCTTGCCACCGGCGGCTCTCCTTCGGACAGCACCCGGGACGAGGTCGATTCCCTGCGCCGCTCTCTCGAGGATATGCTCCGTGATTTCGATGAGACCCATGATCAATTGGCCAGAAGCAGAAAGAACTTGCGGCAGGCGGAACGGATGGCGATGGTCGGCGAACTGGCCGCCGGGGTTGCCCATACCATCAGAAATCCCTTTACGTCCATCAAGATGCGGTTGTTTTCGTTGAGCCGCAGTCTCGAACTGAACGAGGTGCAGAACGAAGACCTGCAGGTCATCTCCGACGAGATCGGCAGGATCGACAAGATCGTCCAGAGTTTTCTCGAATTCTCCCGGCCGCCGAAATTACGCATGGAACCCTGCAGTCTGGGACTGCTCATCCAATCGGTCTTGAAGTTGTTGGAATACCGCCTCAAGGAATATAACGCCGACGTCAGCTATCACTTGAATCCCGATCTGCCCGACGTGACGGTGGACCCCGATCGGATCAGAGAGGCTCTGATCAACCTGATCACCAATGCCTGTGAAGCGGCGACGGACGGCTGCCGTATCGAAATCCGGGAGAGCCGGGGCGAGGATCCGGAACTCGGCCCGGTGGTGATGCTTGCCGTTAAAGACTACGGTGGTGGTATCGACGAAGAGCTGGTGCATAAAGTCACCACGCCCTTCTTCACCACCAAGGAAGACGGTTCCGGGCTCGGCCTGAGCATCGTCGAGCGGATTGTCAAAGAGCACCAGGGGAAACTGGTTATCTCCTCCGATCCCGGAAAGAGCACCGAGTTTCTGCTGATCCTGCCGATCACGAGGGGAGTGGATGAGCCTGATTCTGATCATTGA